One Gimesia aquarii DNA segment encodes these proteins:
- the tatC gene encoding twin-arginine translocase subunit TatC, translating into MKPQSHDLFDESTMSFGDHLETLRVHLWKALIGLAICVVGALFIGHKIVAVVRAPIDSALKEYNLDKLPHPDDPVLDPEQKTADQKATIEEMIASLSSEKEQTPETKTLQKILTDYQYRLNNIEETMAEPVTLAVQEAFTTIYLKVSFVAGLVFASPWVIYQIWLFVAAGLYPHERKYVYIYLPISIFLFLGGALFCFYAVFPFVLNFLLGFNKLLGVNPQIRLSEWISFAITLPVMFGLSFQLPLIMLFLERISIFTVEDYHEKRRMAILIIAIISMLMTPADPMSMLLMMLPLIFLYELGILMCKFFPNANASPFETA; encoded by the coding sequence ATGAAACCACAGTCTCACGATCTATTTGATGAATCCACCATGAGTTTCGGGGATCACCTCGAAACCCTTCGCGTTCATTTATGGAAAGCATTAATTGGCCTGGCGATTTGTGTGGTGGGCGCGTTATTCATTGGCCATAAAATTGTCGCCGTGGTGCGTGCTCCCATTGACTCTGCTTTAAAGGAATACAACCTCGACAAGCTCCCTCATCCGGATGATCCTGTTCTCGATCCGGAACAAAAAACGGCAGACCAGAAAGCAACCATCGAAGAAATGATTGCCAGCCTCAGCAGTGAGAAAGAACAAACCCCCGAGACAAAAACGCTGCAGAAAATTCTAACAGACTATCAATACCGCTTAAACAATATCGAAGAAACGATGGCAGAACCCGTTACCCTGGCGGTTCAAGAAGCGTTTACCACGATCTATTTGAAAGTTTCATTCGTTGCAGGATTGGTCTTTGCCAGCCCCTGGGTGATTTATCAAATCTGGCTGTTTGTGGCAGCCGGTCTTTATCCACACGAACGAAAGTACGTCTATATTTATCTTCCGATCAGTATCTTTCTGTTTCTGGGAGGTGCCCTGTTTTGTTTTTATGCTGTGTTTCCCTTCGTGCTCAACTTTCTGCTGGGCTTTAACAAGCTACTCGGTGTCAATCCTCAGATTCGACTCTCAGAATGGATCAGCTTCGCGATCACCCTGCCCGTGATGTTTGGACTTAGCTTCCAATTGCCGCTGATTATGTTGTTCCTGGAACGCATCTCCATCTTTACAGTGGAAGATTATCATGAAAAGCGACGTATGGCGATTTTGATCATTGCGATTATTTCCATGTTGATGACCCCTGCAGACCCGATGAGCATGTTGTTGATGATGCTGCCTCTGATCTTTCTGTATGAATTAGGGATTCTCATGTGTAAATTTTTCCCCAATGCCAATGCCAGCCCTTTTGAAACTGCTTGA
- the groES gene encoding co-chaperone GroES: MAKKAAKKASKGARIVPLGDKVVLKREVAETTTAGGIVLPDSAQDKPQRGEVVAVGDGHVKADGTKLPLTVKEGDKVIFSPYGGDEIKIGGEEYLLLRESDILATF, encoded by the coding sequence ATGGCGAAGAAGGCTGCCAAAAAAGCAAGTAAAGGCGCCCGGATTGTCCCTCTTGGTGACAAAGTCGTTTTGAAAAGAGAAGTCGCAGAAACAACCACCGCAGGGGGAATTGTTTTGCCAGACAGTGCGCAAGACAAGCCACAACGAGGCGAAGTCGTCGCCGTGGGAGACGGTCATGTCAAAGCCGATGGAACAAAGTTGCCTTTGACCGTCAAAGAGGGGGACAAAGTCATTTTTAGCCCTTATGGTGGAGACGAAATTAAGATTGGCGGAGAAGAATATCTGTTGCTGCGAGAAAGCGACATTCTGGCAACGTTTTAA
- the ppk2 gene encoding polyphosphate kinase 2, giving the protein MDSKSGTKATPQEDTTLLPITHQLEIPHDLVPEEIQEKVKSASKQDILCDSYPYRTKMKRKKYTEDLKLLQIELLKLQRWVQQKGERIVLLFEGRDAAGKGGTIKRFREHLNPRGARIVALPKPTETEQGQWYFQRYIEHLPTRGEIVLFDRSWYNRGVVEPVMGFCRPSEHHTFLREAPQVENMLVNSGVRLFKLWFSVSREEQFRRFKARETDKLRQWKLSPIDIKSLGLWDEYTEAQNAMLMATDTKASPWIVIHSDDKKRARLSCLSYILSHIDYPNKDENIVGSFDPKIIGSKEMMYDTSKW; this is encoded by the coding sequence ATGGATTCAAAATCCGGAACAAAAGCAACCCCCCAAGAAGACACCACTCTGCTGCCCATCACCCATCAGTTAGAAATCCCGCACGATCTGGTTCCCGAAGAAATTCAAGAGAAAGTCAAATCTGCCTCAAAGCAAGACATCCTCTGCGACTCATATCCCTATCGCACCAAGATGAAGCGCAAAAAATACACAGAGGATTTAAAACTGTTACAGATTGAGCTATTAAAACTGCAAAGGTGGGTCCAGCAGAAAGGAGAGCGAATCGTACTCTTGTTCGAAGGACGCGATGCCGCCGGCAAAGGAGGCACGATCAAACGCTTCAGGGAACACCTCAACCCTCGTGGTGCTCGAATTGTCGCTTTACCAAAACCGACTGAAACCGAACAAGGCCAGTGGTACTTTCAACGTTACATCGAGCACTTACCAACCAGAGGCGAAATCGTCTTATTCGATCGCTCCTGGTATAACCGGGGAGTGGTCGAGCCTGTCATGGGTTTTTGTCGCCCGAGCGAACACCATACTTTTCTCCGTGAAGCCCCACAGGTGGAAAATATGCTGGTGAATTCCGGAGTGCGGCTGTTTAAGCTTTGGTTCTCTGTAAGTCGTGAAGAACAATTCCGCCGCTTCAAAGCGCGTGAGACGGACAAACTAAGACAATGGAAATTAAGTCCCATTGATATTAAAAGTCTGGGGCTCTGGGACGAGTACACGGAAGCACAAAATGCCATGCTGATGGCCACAGATACGAAGGCCAGCCCGTGGATCGTGATTCATTCTGATGATAAAAAACGCGCTCGTTTGAGCTGTTTAAGTTATATTCTGAGTCATATTGATTACCCCAACAAAGACGAAAATATCGTTGGAAGTTTTGATCCTAAAATCATCGGCTCTAAAGAAATGATGTACGACACCAGCAAGTGGTGA
- the groL gene encoding chaperonin GroEL (60 kDa chaperone family; promotes refolding of misfolded polypeptides especially under stressful conditions; forms two stacked rings of heptamers to form a barrel-shaped 14mer; ends can be capped by GroES; misfolded proteins enter the barrel where they are refolded when GroES binds) — protein MAKMIAFDQEAQEAMRRGISKLAKAVRVTLGPKGRNVILEKSFGSPTVTKDGVSVAREIELSDKFEDMGARMVREVASKTSDIAGDGTTTATIMAEAIYNEGLKSVVAGVSPIAMKRGMDKAVDDIVDKLHKMSIECKNKKAISQVGKVASNGDEEIGKILADAMEQVGKDGVITVEEGQSLQTTFEVVEGMQFDRGYLSPYFVSDPQSMACDLEDAYVLIHEKKISNIKDLVPVLEKVVGAGKPLLIIAEDIEGEALSTLVINKLRGTFRCCAVKAPGYGDRRKAMLQDIAIMVGGQAIFEDLGIQLENLQLSDLGTAKKVSVDKDNTTIIEGGGKGGEIKARIEQIRRELENSTSDYDKEKLEERIAKLSGGVAQINVGAATESEMKEKKARVEDALHAIRAAVAEGILPGGGVALLRCSADCKPKGLSEEEKIGYEIILRACRAPLTSIANNAGDDGSVVCEKVSELEGNTGYNAATSKYEDLVKTGIIDPTRVTRSALQNSASVSTLLLTSDALIAEKGKDDNGGDDLH, from the coding sequence ATGGCAAAGATGATTGCCTTCGATCAAGAAGCTCAGGAAGCAATGCGACGCGGCATCAGCAAGCTGGCAAAAGCGGTTCGTGTGACGCTGGGACCCAAAGGTCGTAACGTAATTCTTGAAAAGAGCTTTGGCTCGCCCACCGTCACCAAAGACGGTGTTTCCGTTGCCCGTGAAATTGAACTGTCTGACAAATTTGAAGACATGGGTGCTCGCATGGTTCGCGAAGTTGCTAGTAAGACCTCTGATATTGCCGGTGATGGAACCACCACCGCAACGATCATGGCGGAAGCGATTTACAATGAAGGTCTGAAGTCAGTTGTGGCTGGCGTCAGCCCGATTGCTATGAAGCGGGGTATGGATAAAGCCGTCGATGATATTGTGGATAAACTTCACAAAATGTCCATCGAATGTAAAAACAAGAAAGCCATTTCTCAGGTAGGTAAAGTTGCCTCCAATGGCGATGAAGAAATTGGAAAAATTCTGGCAGACGCGATGGAGCAGGTCGGCAAAGATGGTGTGATTACCGTCGAAGAAGGTCAAAGCCTGCAGACTACTTTTGAGGTCGTTGAAGGGATGCAGTTTGATCGTGGCTATCTCTCACCTTACTTCGTGAGCGATCCTCAAAGCATGGCTTGCGACCTGGAAGATGCTTATGTTCTGATTCACGAAAAGAAGATCTCTAACATTAAGGATCTGGTTCCTGTACTGGAAAAAGTCGTTGGTGCAGGCAAACCATTGTTGATTATTGCAGAAGACATTGAAGGCGAAGCCCTTTCAACGCTCGTGATCAATAAGTTGCGTGGCACCTTCCGTTGCTGTGCTGTGAAAGCACCCGGTTATGGTGATCGTCGTAAAGCAATGTTACAAGACATCGCCATTATGGTCGGTGGTCAGGCCATTTTTGAAGATCTCGGAATTCAGTTGGAAAATCTTCAACTTTCTGATCTGGGAACTGCCAAGAAAGTTTCTGTCGATAAAGACAATACCACGATTATCGAAGGTGGTGGTAAAGGCGGGGAAATCAAAGCCCGAATCGAACAGATTCGTCGTGAATTAGAAAATTCAACCAGCGATTACGATAAAGAAAAGCTGGAAGAACGCATCGCGAAACTTTCCGGTGGTGTTGCTCAGATCAATGTGGGTGCCGCTACGGAAAGTGAAATGAAAGAAAAGAAGGCACGTGTTGAAGATGCACTGCACGCGATTCGGGCTGCTGTTGCAGAAGGGATTCTACCCGGTGGTGGAGTTGCCTTGCTTCGCTGTTCAGCAGACTGCAAGCCTAAAGGTCTTTCTGAAGAGGAAAAAATTGGCTACGAAATTATTTTACGAGCCTGCCGTGCACCATTGACTTCCATCGCGAATAACGCGGGAGATGATGGCAGTGTGGTTTGTGAAAAAGTTTCTGAGCTGGAAGGAAATACGGGTTACAATGCAGCCACTTCGAAATACGAAGATCTGGTCAAAACCGGGATTATTGACCCGACACGCGTAACACGGTCTGCACTGCAAAACTCAGCCAGTGTTTCTACTCTGCTTTTGACCAGCGATGCCCTGATTGCTGAAAAGGGTAAGGATGATAATGGTGGCGACGACCTGCACTAA
- a CDS encoding dual specificity protein phosphatase family protein gives MHTPDRETDAEPAASQTKKKNFLKPFLVVCVIIGASVLIWEEFLEDRLVAKRWGVVEPGKIYRSGQISSHLIEPMLIENKIEKVIALNGSDLKKPYLKTEVETAQKLNIDHQVLHLIGDGTGDVEDYAEAVAEIMRCEKAGKPVLVHCAAGAQRTGGVVAAYRMLVQKKTPDEAYQELLQYDWKPHKDQALLDYLNQNLATLSKLLEQKIDWYEPPAKIPVIGK, from the coding sequence ATGCATACCCCTGACAGGGAAACCGATGCCGAACCAGCGGCCAGTCAAACAAAAAAGAAAAACTTCCTCAAACCTTTTTTGGTCGTCTGTGTGATCATTGGTGCGAGTGTCTTAATCTGGGAAGAGTTTCTGGAAGACCGACTGGTTGCCAAACGCTGGGGTGTCGTTGAGCCGGGTAAAATTTATCGTAGCGGCCAAATCTCCAGTCATTTAATCGAGCCGATGTTGATTGAAAACAAGATCGAAAAAGTCATCGCTTTGAATGGGAGCGACTTAAAAAAGCCCTACCTCAAAACTGAGGTAGAAACCGCTCAAAAGCTGAATATTGATCATCAAGTCTTACACTTAATTGGTGATGGCACCGGCGATGTGGAAGACTATGCCGAAGCGGTCGCAGAAATAATGCGCTGTGAAAAAGCAGGAAAACCAGTGCTTGTTCATTGTGCCGCTGGCGCCCAGAGAACGGGTGGTGTTGTAGCCGCTTATCGCATGCTGGTTCAGAAAAAAACACCCGATGAAGCCTACCAGGAATTATTACAATACGATTGGAAACCACACAAAGATCAGGCGCTGCTCGATTACCTCAATCAAAACCTGGCTACGCTCTCCAAACTATTGGAGCAGAAAATTGATTGGTACGAACCGCCGGCGAAGATCCCGGTCATCGGCAAATAA
- a CDS encoding MJ0042-type zinc finger domain-containing protein, whose amino-acid sequence MPIKVRCKECDTTFSVKDEAEGKRVRCKGCGTPIKVSARQKKKKRPSRGESSDTDDFLASFDIDKIEDKDSKICPRCGYDVDDEDIECANCGVDLSTGRMSEATRKKRRRKGPAVEEFYGKSWGDAYTFLGNHKGLAFKTFLYSFIASSLFFGAIFMMMWCHRTPPRAFWGFIAFVSIMAIPGWIWFIQTEVVRFALQKKAKLKRITFDFFLCSALGIKFIFWVILFSLPMQAVFGAMGYYYITNDNIPVGAIMIAVGFIPTFLMFPLAMPHMTMTDSSPAWMMHKLGKVFLNLAKPAIFWCIVFLITNLPAIGCLVGIGVMYGNDLDQFFSNVRYNSLIAADEQAKTEAEENKIKDFQPGEFVGKEPRTLDPKVLIVPSILWFFACLFYAPAMIFNARVNGLMALHSKPDLQLITKIQETKYVSKAVQKETGPPTARWKLALAGIGVGLVIGTGFFFLIPILPMMLLYVLLFIVAFTQIGCFFATLAKINSEEGLGLAILGFFISLYAYIMGWVYAKSDKDMGGTMMVWTLCIIVSTMMQLGVAYHAVAKAIEELPAVEAPADPADVPADQAAP is encoded by the coding sequence ATGCCCATTAAGGTTCGCTGCAAAGAATGTGACACCACTTTTTCTGTCAAAGACGAAGCTGAAGGGAAACGCGTCCGCTGTAAAGGCTGTGGCACTCCGATCAAAGTTTCTGCGAGACAGAAAAAAAAGAAGCGACCTTCGCGTGGCGAATCTTCAGATACCGATGATTTTCTAGCCAGTTTTGATATCGATAAGATCGAAGACAAAGACTCAAAGATTTGCCCCCGTTGTGGATACGATGTCGATGATGAAGACATCGAGTGTGCCAATTGCGGAGTCGATTTAAGTACGGGTCGCATGTCAGAAGCGACTCGTAAAAAACGCCGACGTAAGGGGCCTGCCGTTGAAGAGTTTTACGGGAAATCCTGGGGGGACGCTTACACCTTTCTGGGCAACCACAAAGGCTTGGCATTCAAAACGTTTCTCTATAGTTTCATCGCCAGTTCGTTATTTTTTGGCGCGATCTTTATGATGATGTGGTGTCATCGGACTCCACCGCGTGCCTTCTGGGGCTTTATTGCCTTTGTTTCCATCATGGCGATTCCGGGCTGGATCTGGTTTATCCAGACAGAAGTGGTTCGCTTCGCTCTACAGAAAAAAGCAAAACTGAAACGGATCACCTTTGACTTTTTCTTATGCTCTGCTTTAGGCATTAAATTTATATTCTGGGTGATCCTGTTCAGTCTGCCAATGCAGGCTGTATTCGGAGCCATGGGTTATTATTACATCACAAACGACAATATTCCCGTGGGGGCCATCATGATTGCTGTCGGCTTTATTCCGACCTTCCTCATGTTCCCACTGGCGATGCCACATATGACGATGACAGATTCTTCCCCCGCCTGGATGATGCACAAGCTGGGAAAGGTATTTTTAAATCTGGCGAAACCAGCCATTTTCTGGTGCATCGTTTTCCTGATTACCAACCTGCCTGCCATTGGTTGTCTGGTGGGAATTGGTGTCATGTATGGGAATGATCTGGATCAATTTTTCTCGAACGTACGTTACAATTCGTTGATCGCGGCAGATGAGCAGGCAAAGACCGAAGCAGAAGAAAACAAAATTAAAGACTTCCAGCCCGGTGAATTTGTGGGTAAAGAACCACGTACACTAGATCCCAAAGTCCTCATCGTACCGTCGATCTTGTGGTTCTTCGCTTGTCTATTTTATGCACCTGCGATGATCTTTAATGCCCGCGTTAATGGCTTAATGGCACTGCACAGCAAACCGGACCTGCAACTGATCACAAAAATTCAAGAGACCAAGTATGTCTCCAAAGCCGTACAGAAAGAGACCGGTCCACCGACGGCACGTTGGAAACTCGCATTGGCCGGAATCGGCGTTGGTCTGGTGATTGGAACCGGTTTTTTCTTCCTGATACCAATCTTGCCCATGATGCTTTTATACGTCTTGCTTTTCATTGTCGCATTCACGCAAATTGGCTGTTTCTTCGCTACTTTGGCCAAAATTAACAGCGAAGAGGGACTGGGACTGGCAATTCTAGGCTTTTTCATCTCACTTTATGCTTATATCATGGGTTGGGTTTACGCAAAATCTGACAAAGACATGGGCGGCACGATGATGGTTTGGACATTATGTATTATTGTCAGCACGATGATGCAACTTGGAGTAGCCTATCATGCTGTCGCGAAAGCCATAGAGGAATTACCAGCAGTCGAAGCCCCCGCTGACCCAGCTGATGTGCCCGCAGATCAGGCTGCACCCTAA
- a CDS encoding tetratricopeptide repeat protein yields the protein MSEPCDSTSPPQPQSIFPQLMQRAYELYSKGNMAEARALFHDPTVETTHWERCLHLGQFLLETGQASEAIEQLSVVLDFAHQSENTPLRSVVCHNLAVAYRHLGYFELAAQFQQYSISWGDLRSANHQTLEQEIAQLTDDAACDLTGRANDAIIQKDFQLAEQLLNISLSREILYGSFDDQATDWGNLGIIQGLQGNHAKAISYLWKAYQLHQKTMNLSAMGQDLAHLAELFWNAGRLHRAIHCLRRSVKYYFQSHHTAEEQKAYTRLHEMQRLLLVREQDPLLN from the coding sequence GTGTCCGAGCCCTGTGATTCCACTTCCCCACCCCAACCGCAGTCCATATTTCCACAACTCATGCAACGCGCATACGAACTTTATTCAAAGGGGAACATGGCAGAAGCGCGTGCCTTGTTCCACGATCCCACTGTCGAAACGACTCACTGGGAGCGCTGCCTGCATCTTGGACAGTTTTTGCTGGAAACGGGACAAGCTTCGGAGGCGATTGAACAACTCTCAGTCGTACTTGACTTCGCCCATCAGAGCGAAAACACCCCTCTGCGGTCCGTCGTCTGTCACAATCTGGCAGTCGCCTATCGTCACTTGGGTTATTTTGAATTGGCGGCTCAATTTCAACAATACTCTATCTCATGGGGAGATCTGCGTTCAGCAAACCATCAGACTCTGGAACAGGAGATCGCACAACTCACTGATGATGCCGCCTGTGATCTCACCGGGCGTGCCAATGATGCCATCATTCAAAAAGACTTCCAACTTGCCGAACAATTACTGAACATTTCCTTGTCCCGAGAAATTCTTTACGGAAGCTTTGATGATCAAGCAACAGACTGGGGAAATTTAGGAATCATCCAGGGTTTGCAGGGAAACCATGCCAAAGCCATCTCCTATCTTTGGAAAGCTTATCAACTTCACCAAAAGACGATGAATCTGTCTGCAATGGGTCAAGACCTGGCCCATCTTGCAGAACTTTTCTGGAATGCAGGCCGCTTGCATCGCGCGATTCACTGCTTAAGACGTTCGGTGAAATATTATTTCCAGAGTCATCACACTGCTGAAGAACAAAAGGCGTACACCCGTTTGCACGAAATGCAACGTTTACTTTTGGTTCGGGAACAGGATCCCCTCCTGAATTAA